From Polaribacter haliotis:
TCTTTTATTAATTGCTCTATGTCTTTTATTTGATTGTTAATATCATCATTACCTTCTAAAATTGTTAGTTCAATTTCTGGGTTAAATGCCGCTTGAATTTCCATGGATTGATTCATGGCTTTTCTCCAATCATCTTTATGCCCAGTTTGTGAAAAACCTATTTTATACTTCTTAATTTGGTTTTCTTTAGAACATGAAATAAAAGAGAGTAAGATTAAAAAAAACAGAATTGCTTTAAACTTAAACATGTTGCTTTAATGGGTTTTTAATGAAGTTAAATCTAAAATAAATTTTAATAAGTGTAATTAGATGCTAAAGTAATAGAATATAATTATTAAAAAAATTAGATAAAGCATAAAAAAATGGATTGCAATTTAATGCAATCCATTTTTAAGATATAACTAAAGTTGAATTAACTATTGCAGTTTACCATCCAATTTATTCCATATTTATCTGTACATCTTCCAAAATAACCCCATTCTCTTTCTCTAAATGTGTGATGCGTTATTCCGCTTTCAGCTAAATTATTAAACACGTCTTCGGCTTCATCTTTATCATTCAAATCTACACTCATATGAATTTGATTTCCGTTATTTATTGGTGTATCTGGAGCAGCATCATATGCCATAAAATGAACTCCTTTTCCTTTTAATTCTGCGTGTTGTAATTTGCTTCTGTATGAACTTGGAACATCGATTTTCTTGTCCTCATAAGTTTCTTTATTTTTTACATCTGCATTAAATAATTCTCCATAGAAATTTAATGCTTCTTGACAATTTCCGTTAAATGCTAAATAAGCTTGTACTTTCATTTTTCTAAATTTTTAGGTTCATATTCTGTTCGAAACAAAAATAGATTAGATAAAAAGGTTTCTTTGGCTTATTTGATAGTTTTAGTAACTCTAATCATAAAATGATCGATTTTAACTACTTATTAGCAACATCTTCTACAATCCAATCGTCAATATTTTTATCTTCTGAAGAATGTAATACAGAAATATCTCCTGTAGTTTCGAAAATAACTGCTTTTACTTCAGATAATTCAATTACGTTTGCTTCTCTTAATTTTGCTCTTAAATCTCCTTCAGTTACTCTTGCTTTTTTCAAATTATCCCAAAGAATTTCTTCTCTTATCATTAAAAACAAAGGTTTGTTATCTACCACACTTCTAAAATGTTTATATCTTCTTAAATAGGCTGTTCCATTTTGTAAACTGTAAATGACCAACAAGCCAAAAACACCTTCTAATAAAGAAACCGATTTCGATATTAAAGTCGACGCAATTACAGAACCAATAGCAATTGTACAAGCGAAATCGAAACTCGACATTTTAGAAAAACTTCGTTTTCCAAAAATCTTAGTGAGAATTATTATGGCAATATAAACCCCGATTGTAGAGATGAATATAAATTGAAGGGTTTCTAAATTGGTGAAGATCCATTTTTTCATAGTATTTGTTATAAATTACAGTTTTAATTGTCCGAAAAATAGTATAAGCATAAATTTTTTGTTTGCTTATTTACAATTTTTCGTGACTTTATCAATTCTAGAAAAATTTTTTTAAAATAAAGAAAAATGATGGATGGAATTCTGAAAGTGTAAAATTTCGTTTTCAAAAACTCTAAAAAAAGTAAAAACTCCTAACAAATTAAATTTGTTAGGAGTTTTTTGTTGGCCTACAAGGACTCGAACCTTGAATGTCGGTACCAAAAACCGGTGTGTTACCAATTACACCATAGGCCAATGCTTTTATGCGGGTGCAAATTTAATCTATTCTTTTAAATTCACAAACATTTTTTTACAAATTTTGACTTTAACAAAGTTTTAAGAGCTTTAACTCTTGCAATAAAACACTTAAATCGCCATTTAATAATAATTATTATTAAATTCGCCACATATTATTTGTTCATTATGACATCAGAAAATTTTAAGAAATGGAACATCATTTTAGGATGGGTTACATTTGCTATTGCATTAATTACCTACACCTTAACATTAGAGCCTACTGTTAGTGCATGGGATGTAGGAGAATATATTTCTACTGCAGTAAAATTAGAGGTTGGGCATCCACCTGGAGCTCCATTATTTCAAATGTTAGGGGCATTTTTTGCAATGTTTACTTCAGATAATGCTGAAATTGCAAAAATGGTAAACTTTATGTCTGCTCTTGCTAGTGCATTTACAATTTTGTTTATGTTTTGGACCATTACAAATTTAGGAAAAAAACTAGCGCTAAAGTCTGGTAAATTTACTGACGGAAGTTACATCGCAATTTTAGGAAGTAGTATTGTTGGTTCTTTGGCTTACACATTTTCAGATAGTTTTTGGTTTAGTGCTGTAGAAGGTGAAGTGTATGCAATGTCTTCTTTTTTAATGGCACTTTTATTTTGGTTAGGCTTAAAATGGGAAAAAGAACTTGCAACTCCAAGAGGAAATAAATGGCTTATTCTAATCAGTTTTGTGGTAGGATTATCTTTTGGTGTTCACATACTTTCTTTGTTGGTAATTCCTGCAATTGTAATGCTATATTTCTTTAAAACATATAAAAATATCAACTTAAAAACCACTGCAGTTGCAACAGTATTATCTGTTATTGTTTTGGCTTTTGTCTTTAAATTTTTATTTCCTTTTACATTAAAATTCTTCAGTGCATCCGAACTATTTTTTATAAATACAGTTGGCTTGCCTTACAATTCAGGAAGTATTATCGCAGCAATTATTTTAGTTGCTTTGTTTTTCTTCGGATTAAAATATACACGTAAACAAAACAAAATACATACAAATACTTTAATTCTTTCGGTTTTATTTATTATGATTGGTTTTTCTTCTTGGATGATGTTACCAATTAGAGCAAACGCAAATAC
This genomic window contains:
- a CDS encoding DUF421 domain-containing protein; the encoded protein is MKKWIFTNLETLQFIFISTIGVYIAIIILTKIFGKRSFSKMSSFDFACTIAIGSVIASTLISKSVSLLEGVFGLLVIYSLQNGTAYLRRYKHFRSVVDNKPLFLMIREEILWDNLKKARVTEGDLRAKLREANVIELSEVKAVIFETTGDISVLHSSEDKNIDDWIVEDVANK
- a CDS encoding VOC family protein, translated to MKVQAYLAFNGNCQEALNFYGELFNADVKNKETYEDKKIDVPSSYRSKLQHAELKGKGVHFMAYDAAPDTPINNGNQIHMSVDLNDKDEAEDVFNNLAESGITHHTFREREWGYFGRCTDKYGINWMVNCNS